A single Glycine soja cultivar W05 chromosome 14, ASM419377v2, whole genome shotgun sequence DNA region contains:
- the LOC114385034 gene encoding phosphatidylinositol 4-phosphate 5-kinase 1-like codes for MREGDVAPALASPSPPVVVAGRSRSQGFTTRRVTPATAVDGSSAVERVLPNGDFYAGRFSGNVPHGSGKYLWTDGCMYEGEWKRGKASGKGKFSWPSGATYEGEFKSGRMEGFGTFVGSDGDTYRGSWSSDRKHGFGQKRYANGDLYEGWWKRNVQDGHGRYVWKNGNEYVGEWKNGVINGKGALLWANGNRYEGLWENGVPKGHGVMKIHHRLLWGENFNVKRFSVDGRGSVNNDKSFPRICIWESEGEAGDITCDIIDNVEASMFYRDGTTSDCEEKETRRNPCFSSEVKRPGETVSKGHKNYELMLNLQLGIRYTVGKEASTLRELKQSDFDPKEKFWTRFPAEGSKLTPPHQSAEFRWKDYCPVVFRHLRKLFQVDPADYMLAICGNDALRELSSPGKSGSIFYLTQDDRFMIKTVKKSEVKVLIRMLRSYYQHVSRYENSLVTKFYGVHCVKPIGGQKIRFIVMGNLFCSEYPIHRRFDLKGSSHGRTTDKPDEDIDETTTLKDLDLNFVFRVQRNWFQELIKQIERDCEFLEAEKIMDYSLLVGIHFRDDNTCDKMGLSPFLLRTGNRDSYQNEKLMRGYRFLEAELQDRDRVKSGRKSLIRLGANMPARAERVARRSDFDQYTTAGISHLTPYCSGETYDVILYFGIIDILQDYDISKKLEHAYKSLQVDSTSISAVDPKLYSKRFRDFVGRIFIEER; via the exons ATGCGCGAAGGCGACGTCGCGCCGGCGCTGGCGTCTCCGTCGCCGCCGGTGGTGGTTGCCGGCCGGAGCCGGTCGCAGGGCTTCACGACCCGGCGAGTGACGCCTGCAACGGCGGTGGACGGATCCTCCGCCGTGGAGCGTGTTCTCCCCAACGGCGACTTCTACGCCGGGAGATTCTCCGGCAACGTCCCGCACGGATCCGGAAAATACCTCTGGACCGACGGATGCATGTACGAGGGCGAGTGGAAGCGCGGAAAAGCCTCGGGAAAAGGAAAATTCTCGTGGCCTTCAGGCGCGACCTACGAGGGCGAGTTCAAATCGGGACGCATGGAAGGGTTCGGAACCTTCGTCGGATCCGACGGCGACACCTACCGCGGGTCGTGGAGCTCCGACCGAAAACACGGGTTCGGGCAAAAGCGTTACGCGAACGGTGACTTATACGAAGGCTGGTGGAAGCGCAACGTGCAAGACGGTCACGGCCGTTACGTCTGGAAGAACGGGAACGAGTACGTCGGGGAGTGGAAGAACGGCGTGATTAACGGCAAGGGAGCCCTACTCTGGGCCAACGGAAACCGTTACGAGGGGTTGTGGGAGAACGGGGTCCCCAAGGGGCACGGCGTTATGAAGATTCATCACCGTTTGCTCTGGGGTGAGAATTTTAACGTGAAGCGGTTTTCGGTTGACGGAAGAGGGAGCGTTAATAACGATAAGAGTTTCCCCAGGATTTGTATTTGGGAGTCGGAGGGTGAAGCTGGTGACATCACGTGCGATATTATCGATAATGTGGAAGCGTCGATGTTTTACCGCGACGGAACGACGTCGGATTGTGAAGAGAAAGAGACGAGGAGGAACCCTTGTTTCTCTAGCGAGGTGAAGAGACCCGGGGAAACCGTTTCAAAAGGGCATAAGAATTATGAGTTGATGCTTAATTTGCAATTGGGGATAAG GTACACTGTTGGGAAGGAGGCTTCGACGTTGCGAGAGCTCAAGCAGAGTGATTTTGATCCGAAGGAGAAGTTCTGGACTAGGTTTCCGGCTGAGGGGTCGAAGCTTACGCCGCCACATCAGTCCGCGGAGTTTCGATGGAAGGATTACTGTCCTGTGGTGTTCAG GCATTTGAGGAAGCTATTTCAGGTGGATCCTGCTGATTACATGTTGGCTATATGTGGGAATGATGCTCTTCGGGAGCTTTCGTCTCCCGGAAAAAGTGGAAGCATCTTCTACTTGACCCAGGATGATAGATTCATGATAAAGACAGTGAAGAAATCTGAAGTCAAG GTGCTTATTCGGATGCTTCGGAGTTATTACCAGCATGTGTCTCGATATGAGAATTCACTCGTGACCAAATTCTATGGGGTGCACTGTGTCAAGCCAATTGGAGGCCAGAAG ATCCGGTTCATTGTGATGGGCAATCTTTTCTGCTCCGAATATCCAATTCATAGACGATTCGATTTGAAAGGATCTTCACATGGCCGCACCACAGATAAACCTGATGAGGACATTGATGAAACAACCACCCTCAAGGACCTTGATCTCAACTTTGTTTTTCGTGTACAAAGAAATTGGTTCCAGGAACTCATCAA ACAAATTGAGCGGGACTGTGAGTTCTTGGAAGCCGAGAAAATTATGGATTACAGTCTTTTGGTTGGCATTCATTTTCGTGATGATAATACATGTGACAAAATGGGATTGTCACCTTTTCTTTTACGCACTG GCAATCGGGATTCTTATCAGAATGAAAAGTTGATGCGTGGTTATCGCTTTCTTGAAGCAGAGCTACAGGATAGAGATCGTGTTAAATCTGGAAG GAAATCATTAATCAGGCTAGGAGCCAATATGCCTGCAAGAGCGGAGCGAGTGGCCCGGAGGAGTGATTTCGATCAATACACTACTGCTGGAATCAGCCATTTGACCCCTTATTGCAGTGGGGAGACTTACGATGTCATTCTATACTTTGGGATTATTGACATTTTGCAAGATTATGATATCAGCAAAAAGCTTGAGCATGCTTACAAGTCCTTGCAAGTTGACTCTACTTCAATTTCTGCTGTTGATCCAAAGCTCTACTCGAAGAGGTTTCGTGATTTTGTTGGGAGAATATTCATTGAAGAGAGGTAG